A single region of the Bacteroidota bacterium genome encodes:
- a CDS encoding NUDIX hydrolase has translation MPLNSWKRLRQSFELKNPWWTYRKDDVLLPSGRQGEYHFVHVEGSSMIVPVLRDGTLILVNQYRYLADRESLEFPCGSVKEGSTYDETARHELEEETGFGSQNLVAVAGFNPYNGVTDEMCRIYIARDLLPVDSRPDDTEEFEQLHLTCSELDRKIRSGEVWDGMTLAAWALIRHLVIP, from the coding sequence ATGCCTCTGAACTCCTGGAAACGATTGCGTCAATCGTTCGAGTTGAAGAACCCCTGGTGGACCTACCGGAAGGACGACGTCCTCCTGCCCTCCGGCAGGCAGGGGGAATATCACTTTGTGCATGTGGAGGGTTCGAGCATGATCGTTCCGGTCCTCCGCGACGGGACGCTGATCCTGGTAAACCAGTATCGATACCTGGCGGACCGGGAAAGTCTCGAGTTTCCCTGCGGGAGCGTCAAGGAAGGATCGACCTACGACGAGACGGCGCGCCACGAATTGGAGGAGGAGACGGGGTTCGGGTCTCAGAATCTCGTCGCGGTGGCGGGGTTCAATCCCTACAACGGCGTGACGGATGAGATGTGCCGCATCTATATCGCGCGCGACCTTCTCCCGGTGGATTCGCGCCCGGACGACACCGAAGAATTTGAACAGCTCCATCTCACCTGCTCCGAACTTGACCGCAAGATCCGTTCGGGCGAGGTCTGGGACGGCATGACGCTCGCCGCCTGGGCCCTCATCCGGCATCTGGTAATCCCATGA
- a CDS encoding DUF1343 domain-containing protein, whose product MKRLLLLVCLLALAASGGLGQRVRIGAEVLLEKHSGLIRGKGLGVVCNQTSVFPDGTHLVDSLLRLGMSVKALFSPEHGIRGDAAAGAGVSNQTDSLTGLRVYSLYGKTLKPTPDMLRGVDVLLVDLQDVGARFYTYASTMAKVMEAARDEGKKVIILDRPNPINGIDIEGPVLDMSLISFLGLFPLPVRHGLTLGELAQTIVGEGWLNYNSNVDLTVVPMEGWKRSMWYDETGLPWKAPSPNMKTLATATVYPGTCFFEATNVSEGRGTPKPFETIGAPNLNGGKAASRLNALHLPGVAFRAVTFTPQADPVAAPDPKYKNRPCSGVSIRVTNRKKFRPVLTGVMLLSVIRSLAPGKFELMQGRLDRLAGDTIIGDKLMKGAAGKNILDVFDTQLDQFRRLRAKYLLYP is encoded by the coding sequence ATGAAGCGGCTGCTCCTTCTCGTCTGCCTACTCGCCCTGGCTGCCTCCGGCGGCCTGGGCCAGCGGGTCCGCATCGGCGCGGAGGTGTTGCTCGAAAAACATTCCGGCCTGATCCGGGGCAAGGGGCTCGGCGTCGTTTGCAACCAGACTTCCGTTTTTCCGGACGGAACGCATCTCGTGGACTCCCTTCTGCGTCTCGGGATGAGCGTCAAGGCATTGTTCAGTCCCGAGCACGGGATACGGGGGGATGCCGCCGCCGGGGCGGGCGTTTCGAACCAGACCGATTCTCTCACCGGGTTGAGGGTCTATTCATTGTACGGAAAAACGCTGAAGCCGACACCGGACATGCTCCGCGGGGTCGACGTCCTCCTCGTCGATCTCCAGGACGTGGGTGCGCGTTTTTACACCTATGCGAGCACGATGGCGAAGGTGATGGAGGCCGCGCGGGATGAAGGGAAGAAGGTCATCATACTCGACAGGCCCAACCCGATCAATGGAATCGATATCGAAGGGCCGGTCCTCGACATGTCGCTGATCTCGTTCCTGGGGCTTTTTCCGCTTCCGGTGCGCCACGGCCTGACCCTGGGCGAGCTCGCGCAGACGATCGTGGGCGAGGGGTGGTTGAACTACAATTCGAATGTCGATCTCACGGTGGTGCCGATGGAAGGCTGGAAGCGGTCGATGTGGTACGACGAAACCGGCCTGCCCTGGAAGGCGCCTTCGCCGAACATGAAGACGCTCGCGACGGCGACGGTCTATCCGGGAACCTGCTTTTTCGAGGCGACGAACGTATCGGAAGGGCGCGGCACGCCGAAACCGTTCGAAACGATAGGCGCCCCGAACCTGAACGGAGGAAAAGCCGCTTCCCGGTTGAATGCCCTTCACCTTCCCGGTGTGGCATTCAGGGCCGTCACTTTCACCCCGCAGGCCGACCCGGTCGCCGCTCCGGATCCCAAGTATAAGAATCGCCCCTGCAGCGGCGTCTCCATCCGGGTGACCAACCGCAAGAAGTTCCGTCCTGTCCTTACCGGGGTGATGCTGCTCTCCGTCATCCGGAGCCTTGCTCCCGGGAAGTTCGAGCTGATGCAGGGCCGGCTCGACCGGCTGGCCGGCGATACGATCATCGGAGACAAACTGATGAAGGGGGCGGCCGGAAAGAATATCCTCGACGTGTTCGACACCCAGTTGGATCAGTTCAGGCGCCTTCGGGCGAAATACCTTCTCTATCCGTAG
- a CDS encoding M23 family metallopeptidase has product MPPDDLPDRASEGRFAVVSFPAGRSGNPRTFTFNGWGFSFAIASFILVVVALTIAVLVYTPVGSSLPIADQELERQYGRQIAGIQGQLQQLAQEMNSLTVYNLRLRKILGERISGKDSVLEATAVEPPDSGLHAVEGAGKALVDSRKAGGNLTAGEAAGVPGPQISRRDEQGHAETALQLPLTMPAEGYFSKSFEPGEFHYGMDIAGKEGSGIFAAADGHVVFSGWTYDDGYTLLIAHAEGFVTVYKHNQSLLKITGATVKRGDLVALMGNTGRTSSGPHLHFEVWKNGIADNPQQYFLTTP; this is encoded by the coding sequence ATGCCACCTGATGATCTACCCGATCGCGCATCGGAGGGTCGTTTTGCAGTCGTTTCGTTCCCGGCCGGCCGTTCGGGGAACCCCCGCACATTTACGTTTAACGGTTGGGGCTTCTCGTTTGCCATCGCCTCCTTCATTCTTGTCGTCGTCGCTCTAACCATCGCCGTACTCGTTTACACTCCCGTGGGCAGCAGTCTACCGATAGCCGATCAGGAACTGGAGAGGCAGTACGGGCGACAAATTGCGGGAATACAGGGGCAGTTGCAGCAGCTCGCGCAGGAAATGAACAGTTTGACAGTCTATAACCTTCGGCTGCGCAAGATTCTCGGCGAGCGAATTTCGGGGAAAGACAGCGTTTTGGAAGCGACCGCGGTTGAGCCGCCCGATTCGGGTTTGCATGCGGTTGAGGGCGCCGGCAAAGCCCTGGTCGACTCGAGGAAAGCAGGGGGTAACCTCACTGCCGGAGAGGCAGCCGGGGTGCCGGGACCGCAAATTTCACGGCGGGATGAGCAGGGACATGCGGAGACGGCCCTTCAGTTGCCTCTCACGATGCCTGCAGAGGGCTACTTCTCGAAGAGTTTTGAACCCGGTGAATTCCATTACGGGATGGACATCGCCGGGAAGGAGGGGAGCGGGATATTCGCAGCCGCCGACGGGCATGTCGTTTTTTCCGGATGGACGTACGATGACGGCTATACCCTTTTGATCGCCCATGCTGAAGGATTTGTGACGGTCTATAAGCACAACCAATCGCTCCTGAAGATCACGGGCGCGACCGTGAAGCGGGGGGACCTGGTTGCGCTGATGGGAAACACGGGCCGGACGAGCTCGGGTCCTCATCTTCACTTTGAAGTGTGGAAGAACGGGATTGCGGATAACCCACAACAGTACTTTTTGACCACACCATAA
- a CDS encoding polymer-forming cytoskeletal protein, translating to MKTEPGNDVSSIITAGTICEGKLRSPGSIRVEGRIVGEIVAGAGISIGGTGEVDGNVSAKLVTIGGKITGSVLAQEKLVFESKAIVRGDIRAAKLVIEEGAVFDGKCIMSDSKAMPPQPGPEMKQDARPGDPQVRRPDQK from the coding sequence GTGAAAACAGAACCAGGCAACGACGTGTCAAGTATCATCACGGCCGGAACCATCTGTGAGGGGAAGCTCAGGAGTCCGGGGAGTATCCGTGTCGAAGGCCGGATCGTCGGAGAGATCGTCGCGGGGGCGGGCATCTCGATCGGCGGGACGGGTGAGGTGGACGGAAACGTTTCGGCGAAACTCGTGACGATCGGCGGCAAGATCACCGGAAGTGTGCTCGCGCAGGAGAAGCTGGTGTTTGAATCGAAAGCGATCGTTCGCGGCGACATCCGTGCGGCGAAGCTCGTCATCGAGGAAGGGGCCGTATTCGACGGGAAGTGCATCATGTCCGACTCCAAAGCCATGCCGCCGCAGCCGGGCCCGGAAATGAAACAGGATGCGAGGCCGGGGGATCCCCAGGTCAGGCGGCCCGATCAGAAGTAG
- a CDS encoding AtpZ/AtpI family protein: MELPRGEHDDPETAKQAGNPEENRGSALRNVGLLFGSGTQLAISVAVMFFLGRWADEKLHTAPWLLIGGVLVGVGAGLASFIRTAMSLDDRAKQDDHPAK, encoded by the coding sequence TTGGAACTCCCGCGCGGCGAACACGATGATCCGGAAACCGCGAAGCAGGCGGGGAATCCGGAAGAGAATCGCGGAAGCGCTCTCCGGAACGTCGGGCTCCTCTTCGGCTCCGGAACCCAGCTTGCCATCTCCGTCGCGGTGATGTTTTTCCTGGGACGGTGGGCTGACGAGAAGCTTCACACTGCTCCCTGGCTCCTCATCGGAGGAGTCCTGGTGGGAGTCGGAGCGGGCCTCGCCTCGTTTATCAGGACGGCGATGAGCCTGGATGACCGGGCAAAGCAAGACGACCATCCGGCGAAATGA
- the atpB gene encoding F0F1 ATP synthase subunit A has translation MPFNSMVTAGLQEQAVADTSRAAAGSGGAGGEIFGELLKHVRDSHELDTPFGEIPLPHFHIVTIAGIPVDFSITKHVLFVWLAAAVLAAVAISAARKNRNRPVPTGIGNLVEAMLVFVRDEIAVPNMGRGGVVYMPYLVTTFLFILVMNLLGILPYGSSATGNISVTAGLAIIAFVVIQVSAIRTQGFGHYLAHLTGGVHWGLWPIMVPIEILGLFTKNFALCMRLFANMIGGHIVILSFIGLIFLFKTYLIAPASIAFALGVSMLELFVAFLQAYIFTMLTSLFMGLGMQAGHVEQEEHRS, from the coding sequence GTGCCGTTTAATAGCATGGTTACTGCAGGCCTCCAGGAGCAGGCCGTCGCGGACACCTCCAGGGCGGCAGCCGGGTCCGGAGGGGCCGGCGGCGAGATTTTCGGAGAGCTGCTCAAGCACGTCCGGGATTCGCATGAGCTGGATACGCCGTTCGGAGAGATTCCGCTCCCCCATTTTCACATCGTGACGATCGCGGGCATCCCCGTCGATTTTTCGATCACCAAGCACGTCCTCTTCGTCTGGCTTGCCGCGGCCGTCCTGGCGGCGGTCGCCATCTCCGCGGCACGGAAGAACAGGAACCGGCCCGTCCCGACCGGTATCGGCAACCTCGTCGAAGCGATGCTGGTTTTCGTGCGAGACGAAATCGCGGTTCCGAATATGGGCAGGGGGGGAGTCGTATATATGCCCTATCTCGTCACCACGTTTCTCTTCATCCTCGTCATGAACCTGCTCGGGATCCTCCCCTACGGTTCGAGCGCGACGGGGAATATCAGCGTCACGGCGGGGCTGGCGATCATCGCGTTTGTGGTGATCCAGGTTTCCGCGATACGGACGCAGGGATTCGGACACTACCTGGCCCATCTTACCGGCGGGGTTCACTGGGGGCTCTGGCCCATCATGGTCCCGATCGAAATCCTGGGCCTCTTCACGAAGAACTTCGCCCTCTGCATGCGTTTGTTCGCAAACATGATCGGAGGCCACATCGTGATTCTTTCCTTCATCGGCCTGATCTTCCTGTTTAAAACATACCTCATCGCGCCGGCCTCGATCGCGTTCGCGCTCGGAGTCTCGATGCTCGAACTGTTCGTCGCTTTTCTGCAGGCGTATATCTTCACAATGCTGACCTCTCTGTTCATGGGCCTCGGAATGCAGGCTGGCCACGTCGAACAGGAGGAGCATCGGTCATAA
- the atpE gene encoding ATP synthase F0 subunit C has translation MDPKTLGFLAAGIGAGITVIGAGLGIGKLAAAAMEASGRQPEAAGAVRTSMLIAAALIEGVTFFSLVICLILALK, from the coding sequence ATGGATCCAAAAACACTCGGTTTTCTTGCCGCCGGAATCGGCGCCGGTATTACGGTGATCGGTGCCGGCCTCGGCATCGGTAAACTCGCCGCCGCCGCCATGGAAGCAAGCGGACGGCAGCCGGAGGCCGCCGGGGCGGTCCGGACGTCGATGCTGATTGCAGCGGCGCTGATTGAAGGCGTGACGTTCTTCTCGCTGGTCATCTGCCTGATCCTTGCGTTGAAATAA
- the atpF gene encoding F0F1 ATP synthase subunit B has translation MLEVNTGLISWTIVTFVLLLIVLRKFAWKPLLEGLQRREERVRTSIERAEQAQKDAERLMEENRQRLAQADQESHRLLSEGRVLAEKLKADIVEQANKQSRKMIEQAHQEIEREKEAALAQLRDEVATLAIKAAEKILDETLDEKRQRKLLDTYLDSIKGN, from the coding sequence ATGCTTGAAGTCAACACGGGATTGATATCCTGGACGATCGTCACTTTTGTTCTCCTGCTGATCGTCCTGCGCAAGTTTGCCTGGAAACCCCTTCTTGAAGGCCTTCAGCGGAGGGAAGAAAGGGTGCGCACCTCGATCGAACGAGCCGAGCAGGCGCAGAAGGACGCGGAGCGATTGATGGAGGAGAACCGCCAGCGGCTTGCCCAGGCGGATCAGGAGAGCCACCGCCTGCTGAGCGAAGGGCGCGTGCTCGCGGAAAAGTTGAAAGCCGACATCGTCGAACAGGCGAACAAGCAATCGCGGAAGATGATCGAGCAGGCGCATCAGGAGATCGAGCGGGAGAAGGAAGCGGCGCTGGCGCAGTTGCGCGACGAGGTCGCAACCCTCGCGATCAAGGCCGCGGAGAAGATCCTCGACGAAACGCTGGACGAAAAGCGGCAGCGCAAACTGCTCGATACCTACCTCGATTCCATCAAGGGGAACTGA
- the atpH gene encoding ATP synthase F1 subunit delta, whose protein sequence is MAEYRASHRYALALIGVAEERNSIDEIGRDCQMLERLVSGHRDVRLFLESPVINAHKKRQILEELLRGRIGETMLTFVFFLASRNREGLLPQIIAEFFRLRDDRMGILNVAATVAVALTPAQETRLVARLEAATKKTVRMTYTLDPSLKAGFTVRLEDTVWDASVRHDLENLRRRFLEGAA, encoded by the coding sequence ATGGCTGAATACCGGGCCTCGCACCGATACGCGCTCGCCCTCATCGGTGTGGCCGAAGAGAGGAACAGCATCGACGAGATCGGCCGCGATTGCCAGATGCTCGAGCGGCTGGTTTCCGGCCACCGGGACGTCCGCTTGTTTCTCGAGAGCCCCGTCATCAATGCGCACAAGAAACGCCAGATCCTCGAGGAGCTCCTCCGGGGGCGGATCGGGGAGACGATGCTGACGTTTGTATTCTTCCTCGCTTCCAGAAACCGCGAGGGCCTTCTCCCCCAGATCATCGCCGAGTTTTTCCGTCTTCGGGACGACCGGATGGGAATCCTCAATGTGGCCGCCACGGTGGCGGTGGCGCTGACGCCCGCGCAGGAAACGCGCCTGGTCGCGCGTCTCGAAGCGGCGACGAAGAAAACGGTTCGTATGACATATACCCTGGATCCCTCCCTCAAGGCGGGGTTCACCGTCCGGCTCGAAGATACCGTCTGGGACGCGAGTGTCCGTCACGACCTCGAGAATCTTCGGCGGCGATTCCTCGAGGGGGCCGCATAA
- the atpA gene encoding F0F1 ATP synthase subunit alpha produces the protein MAEVRPDEVSAILRKQLAGFEKEMDVYDVGTVLQVGDGIARVYGLSKVMASELVELPNDVFGMVLNLEEDNVGCVLFGESGLIKEGDIVKRTGRLASMPVGEGMLGRVINPLGQPIDGRGPIKTDKFLPLERKALGVIQRQPVKEPLQTGIKAVDAMIPIGRGQRELIIGDRQTGKTAVALDTIVNQKYTHTEQAKQRGIKPMYCIYVAIGQKGSTVASVVAKLEESGAMEYTTVICATASDPAPMQFIAPYAGATLGEFFRDNGRHALAVYDDLSKHAQAYRQVSLLLRRPPGREAYPGDVFYLHSRLLERASKLNEELGGGSLTALPIIETQAGDVSAYIPTNVISITDGQIYLEPGLFNSGVRPAINVGISVSRVGGNAQIKAMKRVAGRMRLDLAQYRELEAFAKFGSDLDKATQAQLRRGAHLVELLKQGQYVPMPVEEQVVSMFAGTNGYLDEFPLEQVGRFEREFLDVLRLKHAALLEEILVKRDLSDELQKKLHTVVKEFVEGFKVS, from the coding sequence ATGGCGGAAGTAAGACCTGATGAAGTATCGGCCATCCTGCGCAAGCAGCTGGCCGGATTTGAAAAAGAGATGGATGTCTACGACGTCGGCACCGTGCTGCAGGTCGGCGACGGGATTGCCCGCGTCTACGGGCTCTCGAAAGTGATGGCAAGCGAGCTGGTGGAGCTTCCGAACGACGTGTTCGGGATGGTCCTGAACCTCGAAGAAGACAACGTCGGCTGCGTGCTCTTCGGCGAGAGCGGGCTCATCAAAGAGGGGGACATCGTCAAACGAACGGGACGTCTCGCATCGATGCCTGTCGGGGAAGGGATGCTTGGCCGCGTGATCAACCCGCTGGGCCAGCCGATCGACGGGCGCGGGCCCATCAAGACCGACAAATTTCTCCCCCTGGAACGGAAAGCCCTCGGTGTCATTCAGCGACAGCCGGTCAAGGAGCCCCTTCAGACCGGGATCAAGGCGGTGGATGCGATGATCCCGATCGGCCGCGGACAACGCGAGTTGATTATCGGCGATCGCCAGACGGGAAAGACGGCCGTCGCCCTCGATACGATCGTCAATCAGAAATATACGCACACCGAGCAGGCGAAGCAGCGGGGAATCAAGCCGATGTATTGCATCTATGTCGCCATCGGGCAGAAGGGTTCGACGGTCGCCTCCGTCGTCGCCAAGCTCGAAGAGTCCGGCGCGATGGAATATACGACCGTCATTTGCGCCACGGCGAGCGATCCCGCCCCGATGCAGTTCATCGCACCCTACGCGGGGGCGACTCTCGGCGAGTTTTTCAGGGATAACGGCAGGCACGCCCTTGCGGTTTACGACGACCTCTCCAAGCACGCCCAGGCCTACAGGCAGGTTTCGCTCCTCCTCCGGCGTCCGCCGGGAAGGGAAGCGTACCCGGGCGATGTGTTCTACCTTCACTCACGCCTTCTGGAGCGTGCATCCAAACTCAACGAGGAGCTCGGCGGCGGCAGCCTGACGGCGTTGCCGATAATTGAAACCCAGGCGGGCGACGTCTCGGCCTATATCCCGACAAACGTCATCTCCATCACCGACGGGCAGATTTACCTCGAGCCGGGCCTCTTCAACTCCGGCGTTCGCCCGGCCATCAACGTCGGGATCTCGGTTTCCCGCGTGGGAGGGAATGCCCAGATCAAGGCCATGAAGCGGGTCGCCGGGCGCATGCGTCTCGACCTTGCCCAGTACCGCGAGCTCGAGGCCTTTGCAAAATTCGGATCCGACCTCGACAAGGCGACACAGGCGCAGCTCCGGCGCGGCGCGCACCTGGTCGAACTCCTCAAGCAGGGCCAGTATGTGCCGATGCCCGTCGAAGAGCAGGTGGTCAGCATGTTCGCCGGGACAAACGGCTACCTGGATGAGTTTCCGCTCGAACAGGTCGGCCGGTTTGAACGGGAATTCCTGGACGTGCTGCGGCTGAAACATGCGGCGCTGCTGGAGGAGATCCTCGTCAAACGGGATCTCTCCGACGAGCTGCAGAAAAAACTTCATACGGTCGTCAAGGAATTTGTCGAAGGGTTCAAGGTCTCCTGA
- the atpG gene encoding ATP synthase F1 subunit gamma produces the protein MATLREIRRRIGGVKSTQKITKAMKMVAAAKLRRAQDAVIAARPYARKMKELLTHLASEVDLTANPHFAARAVKNVAVVVVTADRGLCGAFNSNLVRAAAQHCREQYGAQAAAGGLKVICVGRKGFEFFAKHDYRVAGKYIGVYAGLQFSTAQEIVSTLVKSFLAGEVDRVDIVSNEFKSIVQHRIVIDQFLPIPAAKIDAPASAGGHAPAPGSPRPAPPRLDYIYEPSGEAIISALVPKHLNFQFWRILLESNAAEQGARMAAMDNATTNASELIRSLQLSYNKARQASITKELLEIVSGAEALKQSL, from the coding sequence ATGGCCACACTCAGGGAAATACGGCGCCGGATCGGCGGGGTCAAGAGCACCCAGAAGATCACGAAGGCGATGAAAATGGTGGCGGCGGCCAAGCTGCGGAGGGCGCAGGATGCCGTCATCGCCGCCCGCCCGTATGCGCGGAAGATGAAGGAGCTCCTTACCCATCTCGCTTCGGAAGTCGACCTGACCGCCAACCCCCATTTCGCCGCCAGAGCGGTGAAGAATGTGGCGGTGGTCGTGGTGACGGCCGACCGCGGCCTGTGCGGCGCGTTCAATTCTAACCTGGTCCGCGCCGCCGCGCAGCATTGCCGGGAGCAGTACGGAGCCCAGGCTGCGGCGGGAGGATTGAAGGTCATCTGCGTCGGAAGGAAGGGGTTTGAGTTTTTTGCAAAACATGACTACCGGGTCGCCGGCAAGTATATCGGTGTCTATGCAGGTCTGCAATTCAGCACCGCCCAGGAGATCGTTTCAACCCTCGTGAAATCATTCCTCGCCGGGGAGGTGGACCGGGTGGATATCGTATCGAATGAATTCAAATCCATCGTGCAGCACCGTATCGTCATCGATCAGTTTCTTCCGATACCTGCGGCAAAGATCGATGCTCCGGCCTCTGCAGGCGGACATGCGCCGGCTCCGGGTTCCCCCCGGCCCGCGCCACCCCGTCTCGACTACATTTACGAACCGTCAGGGGAGGCAATCATCTCCGCACTGGTGCCGAAACACCTCAATTTTCAGTTCTGGCGCATTCTCCTGGAGTCGAACGCGGCGGAGCAGGGCGCCCGGATGGCGGCAATGGACAACGCCACTACCAACGCGTCGGAGCTGATCCGCAGCCTTCAACTCTCCTATAACAAGGCCCGCCAGGCGTCGATCACCAAGGAATTACTCGAAATCGTCAGCGGCGCGGAGGCGCTTAAACAAAGCCTTTGA
- the ffh gene encoding signal recognition particle protein, whose translation MFEDLSQKLELVFKKLRGQGKITESNIAESMREVRRVLLDADVNYKVVKTFVEDVQKRALGQEVLRSITPGQLIVKIMYDELVKMMGTSTAELNFSAMPPTVIMVAGLQGSGKTTFCAKLSLYLKTKGRFPLLAAADVQRPAAIDQLEMLAGQIQVPVLAERGVSALEIARRSVEHARTGARDVVILDTAGRLHVDEEMMQELEAIKAAVKPSEILFVVDSMTGQDAVNTAKAFHDRLDFHGVVLTKLDGDTRGGAALSIRAVVDRPIKFVGVGEKLDALEVFHPDRMASRILGMGDIVTLVEKAQERFDEQQAQKLDEKIRKAQFTFDDFLDQLHEIKKMGSLQQVLSMIPGMNRIPAGAALDEKGLVYVEAIIRSMTREERHKPHIINGERRRRIASGSGTSVQQVNKVLKQFAEMQKMMKTISKGKMPRMLQGMQTPRMG comes from the coding sequence GTGTTTGAGGATCTCAGTCAAAAACTAGAACTTGTCTTCAAGAAACTCCGCGGCCAGGGAAAGATCACGGAGTCGAACATCGCGGAATCGATGCGGGAGGTTCGCCGGGTCCTTCTCGACGCCGACGTGAACTATAAGGTCGTCAAGACCTTTGTCGAAGATGTGCAGAAGCGGGCTCTCGGCCAGGAGGTTCTTCGAAGCATCACTCCCGGCCAGCTCATCGTCAAGATCATGTATGACGAGCTGGTAAAGATGATGGGGACGTCGACCGCGGAGCTTAATTTCTCGGCGATGCCGCCCACTGTGATCATGGTTGCCGGCCTGCAAGGCTCCGGGAAAACAACGTTTTGTGCGAAACTTTCGTTATATTTAAAGACGAAGGGGCGTTTTCCGCTGCTGGCAGCCGCGGACGTCCAGAGGCCCGCGGCGATCGACCAGCTTGAGATGCTCGCCGGCCAGATCCAGGTGCCGGTCCTCGCGGAACGGGGCGTGAGCGCGCTCGAGATCGCCCGCCGCTCCGTGGAGCACGCCCGAACGGGGGCGCGCGACGTCGTGATTCTCGATACCGCCGGGCGGCTGCATGTGGATGAAGAAATGATGCAGGAGCTCGAAGCCATCAAGGCGGCAGTCAAGCCGTCCGAAATTCTTTTCGTGGTCGATTCGATGACCGGCCAGGATGCGGTCAACACCGCAAAGGCGTTCCACGACCGGCTCGATTTCCACGGCGTCGTGCTGACGAAGCTCGACGGCGACACGCGGGGCGGAGCCGCTCTTTCGATCCGGGCCGTCGTCGACAGGCCGATCAAATTTGTCGGTGTGGGCGAGAAGCTCGACGCGCTCGAGGTGTTCCATCCGGACCGCATGGCGTCGAGAATCCTCGGGATGGGCGATATCGTCACGCTCGTCGAGAAGGCCCAGGAACGGTTCGACGAGCAGCAGGCGCAGAAGCTCGACGAGAAAATCCGAAAGGCGCAATTCACCTTCGACGATTTCCTCGACCAGCTGCACGAGATCAAGAAAATGGGGTCGCTCCAGCAGGTGTTGAGCATGATCCCCGGCATGAACCGGATCCCCGCCGGAGCCGCGCTCGACGAAAAGGGCCTGGTCTATGTGGAAGCGATCATACGCTCCATGACGAGGGAGGAACGCCACAAGCCGCACATCATCAACGGCGAGCGGCGAAGGCGGATCGCCTCCGGCAGCGGCACCTCGGTGCAGCAGGTCAACAAAGTCCTCAAGCAGTTCGCAGAGATGCAGAAAATGATGAAGACAATTTCGAAAGGCAAGATGCCCCGGATGCTCCAGGGGATGCAGACGCCCCGAATGGGTTGA